ATTACATGGATGTACTTAAAAAGTTGAATTTATTATCATTGGATGGAAATTTAAAGAAAAATGTATTCTACGCACATGTTTATGCTAAGTGCCAGTTATTTGGGGAGGGTTCATCGGGACTTATACCAACATCCCTAACTGATTATCATTACTGGGAGCCTATACTCAAAGACAAATGTTGTCAGCATCCCACAAAGCATCTTTTGCTTTGTTATTGTTTGTTAAATACTTGCTGGCCAACGTATGCAGGAAGTCGTACTAATAAAAAGAAAGAAATCTTTAAAAGTCATAAGAAATACAGTTTTCATATAGTTGAAAATAATACTAGTGTTAGCAACCTTGGGAAGGAATTTAGTCGCAGCAGATGTTACATTAAAACACTTATTTATAAAAAATACCTGAGGGCGTTTAAGCGAAACACAAAAATTAATATATTCACTGAATTGCTTATCAAGTCTATGGCTGTAAGGGGGTTTAGTCTGGCATCCATAGCTGAGAAAAACTCATTATCGGAAGGAGCTGTATCCTCTGTAATTTCATCTTGTTACGGTTTATGCTCATGGCGTAAAAAATGTAAAAAAGATTCTTTAAGACGGCGTCATAAGCAGAAAATATTAAGATTTATACATAATCAATCCGTTTCTATAACACGAAAGTTAGTCAAAGAAAGTTGTTATGCAAGTTTCTATTGGCTAAATAAACATGAATGTGACTGGCTTAATTCCTGTCTTCCTAAAACAATACGATGCTATAAAAATAAAAGAGTAGACTGGAGCGAGAGAGATATTATCTCATCATCATTAATAAATGATGTTTTATCTCAGGGGCAGTACTCGATGTCACTTACAAGTCTAGATGCTTTACTGGGAGGGCATGGCTGGCTTTTGAAATACAGAGATAAACTACCAATGACAATGATACTTCTCAGAAAAATGGAACTAATTAAATAAGAGGGAGTTATATGGTTTACGAAAATGAATTGTGGCACAGTTTTCTTCTGCGTTCACAGATAATGTATAACTTATCCAATTGCAGGAACATAATATCAAAGCATGGCGCACTAAGGTACGATGCCTTTCCTCGTTTCGAACTGATTGATATGTACAAATTGCATAGCTTGCAGGATATATATGACATTCTTGCCACTAGAAATGGTTATATACTAACTTCCAATATAGTGTCGTTATCTTCTGGTGTTTACGGGTATTTTAACGCTGTTGAAGATGCCTGTCGGAAAAATTTTCACATAACTAATTCATATCCATTGGTAAACATCTCAAACATTCGTTACTGTCACAAATGTATTGTTGAAGATATACACTCTAAAGGCATTGGTTATCTGCGTCATAGATGGTTGTTTGAATCTAAATGTGCAGTTCAT
The nucleotide sequence above comes from Escherichia coli. Encoded proteins:
- a CDS encoding TnsD family Tn7-like transposition protein, with amino-acid sequence MRMLPVLPDESLFSRFCRTTTVYGMSPSSLLTIIFNKPDMNVHPILNSGLKAISLHTSESADQLWHEQTLLPLFAWALPISRNEIMDFNTTPARLNRLCRLSNFSLGQRTLLKFCPVCAREDTFHYGVTYWHLAHQLHGVTTCHRHPVALESIHVPSSPHIRIGLMPPVSYTEQLSNEIDFDFAKFCYESLNIIRRKDITHPNYMDVLKKLNLLSLDGNLKKNVFYAHVYAKCQLFGEGSSGLIPTSLTDYHYWEPILKDKCCQHPTKHLLLCYCLLNTCWPTYAGSRTNKKKEIFKSHKKYSFHIVENNTSVSNLGKEFSRSRCYIKTLIYKKYLRAFKRNTKINIFTELLIKSMAVRGFSLASIAEKNSLSEGAVSSVISSCYGLCSWRKKCKKDSLRRRHKQKILRFIHNQSVSITRKLVKESCYASFYWLNKHECDWLNSCLPKTIRCYKNKRVDWSERDIISSSLINDVLSQGQYSMSLTSLDALLGGHGWLLKYRDKLPMTMILLRKMELIK